In a genomic window of Myxococcales bacterium:
- a CDS encoding polysaccharide biosynthesis/export family protein, whose amino-acid sequence MTVQYVWFQRGMRTGWRSVASALLLSSLLVACVHESPPPPPEFVAGERKPYVIGVTDILQLAVWKNPELSVAVAVRPDGKISVPLLDDVQAEGLTPQELKEVLTEALSEFIAAPDVTVLVREMNSQLVYLLGEGVRSNGAIQLRKEMRVLEAIATMGGFTIWADKNRVRILRKTRTGLTEYRFNYGAYLAGKAPDSNIVLQAGDTIVVEN is encoded by the coding sequence GTGACGGTGCAATACGTCTGGTTTCAGAGGGGAATGCGTACGGGGTGGCGCAGTGTCGCTTCAGCTCTCCTGTTGTCGAGTTTGCTCGTGGCCTGTGTGCACGAGTCGCCGCCGCCGCCGCCGGAATTCGTGGCAGGCGAGCGCAAGCCCTATGTGATCGGCGTGACGGACATTCTCCAACTCGCGGTTTGGAAGAATCCGGAGCTGAGCGTCGCTGTTGCGGTCCGCCCCGATGGCAAGATTTCGGTTCCGCTGCTCGACGATGTCCAGGCCGAAGGGCTGACGCCGCAGGAACTCAAGGAAGTGTTGACCGAGGCGCTCTCGGAGTTCATCGCTGCGCCCGATGTCACGGTGCTCGTGCGAGAGATGAACAGTCAATTGGTCTACCTGCTCGGAGAGGGTGTTCGGTCGAATGGCGCAATCCAGCTTCGGAAGGAAATGAGGGTGCTCGAAGCGATTGCGACCATGGGTGGTTTTACCATTTGGGCGGACAAGAACCGGGTGCGTATCTTGCGCAAAACCCGGACGGGCCTGACGGAGTACAGGTTCAATTACGGTGCGTACCTGGCGGGAAAGGCTCCCGACTCGAATATTGTTTTGCAAGCTGGCGACACGATCGTAGTTGAGAATTAG